One window of the Felis catus isolate Fca126 chromosome E3, F.catus_Fca126_mat1.0, whole genome shotgun sequence genome contains the following:
- the ZNF205 gene encoding zinc finger protein 205 isoform X3, with product MSADGRAAQATQDKERAREVPGHGHPRQEMLSESEETVPLGAAQESPHIKMEPEEPQPEGASQGAGARGEQGWVSLSQGSKDKALFLPGGALPSPQIPVLSREGRTRDRQMAAALLTAWSQMPVTFEDVALYLSREEWGRLDHAQQNFYRDVLQKRNGLSLGFPFSRPFWASQGQGKGEASGSCRQMGDEEKTGAIEVGKEEPAPSPAALRDAKSFRSRVGRAQANGLPRGQQVASGQSSGAARDDAQPGPPDERPAKPAPPDAGLAKAPEGRLPEKPREGRTATPEGSEEGLAPDGDAGKKTYTCEQCGKGFSWHSHLVTHRRTHTGEKPYACTDCGKRFGRSSHLIQHQIIHTGEKPYTCPSCWKSFSHHSTLIQHQRIHTGEKPYVCDRCAKRFTRRSDLVTHQGTHTGAKPHKCPICGKCFTQSSALVTHQRTHTGVKPYPCPECGKCFSQRSNLIAHNRTHTGEKPYHCLDCGKSFSHSSHLTAHQRTHRGVRPYSCPLCGKSFSRRSNLHRHEKIHTTGPKALAVLMLGAAGALAAPPPAPT from the exons GTTCCAGGTCATGGGCATCCTCGTCAAGAAATGCTTTCTGAGTCAGAGGAGACGGTGCCTTTGGGAGCTGCTCAGGAGTCTCCCCACATCAAGATGGAGCCGGAAGAGCCACAGCCTGAGGGGGCATCGCAGGGGGCCGGGGCCCGAGGAGAGCAGGGCTGGGTGTCCCTAAGCCAGGGCTCTAAGGACAAAGCTCTTTTCCTGCCCGGAGGAG ccctcccctccccccagatcCCTGTGCTCTCTCGTGAGGGGAGGACCAGAGACCGGCAGATGGCTGCGGCGCTCCTCACCGCCTGGTCCCAG ATGCCGGTGACCTTCGAGGACGTGGCCCTGTACCTCTCCCGGGAGGAGTGGGGGCGGCTGGACCACGCACAGCAGAACTTCTACAGGGACGTCCTGCAGAAGAGGAACGGGCTGTCCTTGG GGTTTCCCTTCAGCAGACCTTTCTGGGCCTCCCAAGGACAGGGCAAGGGTGAGGCCTCGGGCTCCTGCCGGCAGATGGGAGATGAGGAGAAGACAG GAGCCattgaggtggggaaggaggagccGGCCCCGTCCCCGGCAGCCCTCCGGGACGCGAAGTCCTTCCGAAGCAGGGTGGGGAGAGCGCAGGCGAACGGCCTGCCGCGCGGGCAGCAGGTGGCCAGCGGCCAGAGCTCAGGGGCAGCCAGAGACGATGCGCAGCCGGGCCCCCCAGACGAGAGGCCGGCGAAACCGGCCCCGCCCGATGCCGGCCTGGCGAAAGCCCCGGAGGGCCGCCTCCCAGAGAAACCCAGAGAGGGGCGGACGGCCACCCCCGAGGGCAGCGAGGAGGGCCTGGCCCCCGACGGGGACGCGGGCAAGAAGACGTACACGTGCGAGCAGTGCGGCAAGGGCTTCAGCTGGCACTCGCACCTGGTGACACACCGGCGCAcgcacacgggcgagaagccctaCGCCTGCACGGACTGCGGCAAGCGCTTCGGCCGCAGCTCGCACCTCATCCAGCACCAGATCAtccacacgggcgagaagccctaCACCTGCCCGTCCTGCTGGAAGAGCTTCAGCCACCACTCGACGCTCATCCAGCACCAGCGCATCCACACAGGCGAGAAGCCCTACGTGTGCGACCGCTGCGCCAAGCGCTTCACCCGCCGCTCGGACCTGGTCACCCACCAGGGCACCCACACGGGCGCCAAGCCCCACAAGTGCCCCATCTGCGGCAAGTGCTTCACGCAGAGCTCGGCCCTGGTCACCCACCAGCGCACGCACACCGGGGTCAAGCCCTACCCGTGCCCCGAGTGCGGCAAGTGCTTCAGCCAGCGCTCCAACCTCATCGCGCACAACCGCAcgcacacgggcgagaagccctaCCACTGCCTCGACTGCGGCAAGAGCTTCAGCCACAGCTCGCACCTCACCGCCCACCAGCGCACCCACCGCGGCGTCCGGCCCTACTCCTGCCCGCTCTGTGGCAAGAGCTTCAGCCGCCGCTCCAACCTGCACCGGCACGAGAAGATCCACACCACGGGGCCCAAGGCCCTGGCCGTGCTGAtgctgggggcggcgggggcccTGGCGGCACCCCCGCCGGCTCCCACttag
- the ZNF205 gene encoding zinc finger protein 205 isoform X4 translates to MKEEPSTLLWEVPGHGHPRQEMLSESEETVPLGAAQESPHIKMEPEEPQPEGASQGAGARGEQGWVSLSQGSKDKALFLPGGALPSPQIPVLSREGRTRDRQMAAALLTAWSQMPVTFEDVALYLSREEWGRLDHAQQNFYRDVLQKRNGLSLGFPFSRPFWASQGQGKGEASGSCRQMGDEEKTGAIEVGKEEPAPSPAALRDAKSFRSRVGRAQANGLPRGQQVASGQSSGAARDDAQPGPPDERPAKPAPPDAGLAKAPEGRLPEKPREGRTATPEGSEEGLAPDGDAGKKTYTCEQCGKGFSWHSHLVTHRRTHTGEKPYACTDCGKRFGRSSHLIQHQIIHTGEKPYTCPSCWKSFSHHSTLIQHQRIHTGEKPYVCDRCAKRFTRRSDLVTHQGTHTGAKPHKCPICGKCFTQSSALVTHQRTHTGVKPYPCPECGKCFSQRSNLIAHNRTHTGEKPYHCLDCGKSFSHSSHLTAHQRTHRGVRPYSCPLCGKSFSRRSNLHRHEKIHTTGPKALAVLMLGAAGALAAPPPAPT, encoded by the exons ATGAAAGAGGAACCGTCCACACTGCTGTGGGAG GTTCCAGGTCATGGGCATCCTCGTCAAGAAATGCTTTCTGAGTCAGAGGAGACGGTGCCTTTGGGAGCTGCTCAGGAGTCTCCCCACATCAAGATGGAGCCGGAAGAGCCACAGCCTGAGGGGGCATCGCAGGGGGCCGGGGCCCGAGGAGAGCAGGGCTGGGTGTCCCTAAGCCAGGGCTCTAAGGACAAAGCTCTTTTCCTGCCCGGAGGAG ccctcccctccccccagatcCCTGTGCTCTCTCGTGAGGGGAGGACCAGAGACCGGCAGATGGCTGCGGCGCTCCTCACCGCCTGGTCCCAG ATGCCGGTGACCTTCGAGGACGTGGCCCTGTACCTCTCCCGGGAGGAGTGGGGGCGGCTGGACCACGCACAGCAGAACTTCTACAGGGACGTCCTGCAGAAGAGGAACGGGCTGTCCTTGG GGTTTCCCTTCAGCAGACCTTTCTGGGCCTCCCAAGGACAGGGCAAGGGTGAGGCCTCGGGCTCCTGCCGGCAGATGGGAGATGAGGAGAAGACAG GAGCCattgaggtggggaaggaggagccGGCCCCGTCCCCGGCAGCCCTCCGGGACGCGAAGTCCTTCCGAAGCAGGGTGGGGAGAGCGCAGGCGAACGGCCTGCCGCGCGGGCAGCAGGTGGCCAGCGGCCAGAGCTCAGGGGCAGCCAGAGACGATGCGCAGCCGGGCCCCCCAGACGAGAGGCCGGCGAAACCGGCCCCGCCCGATGCCGGCCTGGCGAAAGCCCCGGAGGGCCGCCTCCCAGAGAAACCCAGAGAGGGGCGGACGGCCACCCCCGAGGGCAGCGAGGAGGGCCTGGCCCCCGACGGGGACGCGGGCAAGAAGACGTACACGTGCGAGCAGTGCGGCAAGGGCTTCAGCTGGCACTCGCACCTGGTGACACACCGGCGCAcgcacacgggcgagaagccctaCGCCTGCACGGACTGCGGCAAGCGCTTCGGCCGCAGCTCGCACCTCATCCAGCACCAGATCAtccacacgggcgagaagccctaCACCTGCCCGTCCTGCTGGAAGAGCTTCAGCCACCACTCGACGCTCATCCAGCACCAGCGCATCCACACAGGCGAGAAGCCCTACGTGTGCGACCGCTGCGCCAAGCGCTTCACCCGCCGCTCGGACCTGGTCACCCACCAGGGCACCCACACGGGCGCCAAGCCCCACAAGTGCCCCATCTGCGGCAAGTGCTTCACGCAGAGCTCGGCCCTGGTCACCCACCAGCGCACGCACACCGGGGTCAAGCCCTACCCGTGCCCCGAGTGCGGCAAGTGCTTCAGCCAGCGCTCCAACCTCATCGCGCACAACCGCAcgcacacgggcgagaagccctaCCACTGCCTCGACTGCGGCAAGAGCTTCAGCCACAGCTCGCACCTCACCGCCCACCAGCGCACCCACCGCGGCGTCCGGCCCTACTCCTGCCCGCTCTGTGGCAAGAGCTTCAGCCGCCGCTCCAACCTGCACCGGCACGAGAAGATCCACACCACGGGGCCCAAGGCCCTGGCCGTGCTGAtgctgggggcggcgggggcccTGGCGGCACCCCCGCCGGCTCCCACttag